The Aspergillus luchuensis IFO 4308 DNA, chromosome 7, nearly complete sequence genome has a segment encoding these proteins:
- the GPI11 gene encoding PIG-F family protein (COG:G;~EggNog:ENOG410PMW8;~InterPro:IPR009580;~PFAM:PF06699;~TransMembrane:4 (i167-190o196-217i237-258o264-286i);~go_component: GO:0005789 - endoplasmic reticulum membrane [Evidence IEA];~go_process: GO:0006506 - GPI anchor biosynthetic process [Evidence IEA]) yields the protein MASPPPSPLTTNSAASAPPDTSNKPAAPPVNILPTQLATTYSYIHPAALLSAFAARFPALVNDPVSEMAQQLPFLALAHVAYVMICLPAAGTDSATTTAAATPTSPSTPTAAATSSASSATTTTTGSTTNGNVILRPGRVGRRRTKDSSSSSSSTASAIRGRVVASLLSLTLTTLLATPVLSILLILFGAPFTTHHAQTVLCAAHMAILSSLALVYVHGVDGNVWKEVWGAKRPGDVVWGGALGTCVGAWLGAVPVPLDWDRPWQAYPITLLTGAYVGFVLGSVLGRSVLFGKRVRFEEGEDVKKVD from the exons ATGgcctccccacccccctcccccctcacaaCCAACAGCGCCGCCTCCGCGCCGCCCGACACCTCCAACAAACCCGCCGCACCCCCGGTGAACATCCTCCCGACCCAACTCGCAACCACCTACTCCTACATCCACCCAGCAGCGCTTCTCTCCGCCTTCGCCGCGCGATTCCCCGCGCTGGTCAACGACCCGGTCTCCGAAATGGCCCAGCAATTGCCCTTCCTGGCTCTCGCCCACGTCGCCTACGTGATGATCTGTCTCCCCGCCGCTGGTACCGActctgccaccaccaccgcagcagCTACaccaacatccccatccacccctactgctgctgctacctcCAGCGCATCGTCCgcaaccactactaccactggATCAACAACGAACGGAAACGTGATCCTCCGTCCCGGCCGCGTCGGCCGCCGTCGCACAAAGGactcgtcctcgtcctcctcgtccactgCATCGGCTATTCGTGGACGGGTTGTT GCTTCACTCCTCTCCTTAACATTGACAACCCTCCTCGCCACCCCCGTCCTCAGCATCCTGCTCATTCTCTTCGGCGCGCCGTTCACGACTCACCATGCCCAGACGGTGCTCTGCGCGGCGCATATGGCTATTCTCTCGTCTCTGGCATTGGTGTATGttcatggtgttgatgggaaTGTTTGGAAGGAGGTGTGGGGGGCCAAAAGGcctggggatgttgtttgGGGTGGGGCGTTGGGGACTTGTGTGGGTGCGTGGCTTGGGGCGGTGCCGGTGCCGCTGGATTG GGATCGGCCGTGGCAGGCGTATCCGATTACGTTGTTGACCGGGGCGTATGTGGGTTTCGTGCTGGGTTCGGTGCTGGGGCGGTCGGTGTTGTTTGGGAAGAGGGTGCGGtttgaggagggggaggatgttAAGAAGGTTGATTAG